The sequence AAGTAAAACACCCTTTCGGACAGACTAAGGTCAGGAGGTGGCACAAAGATGGCAAGAGGAAGTTGGAACAAGCGTCCGCATGTGGTGCCGGAAGCGCACCAGGTAATGGACAATATGAAATACGAAATTGCCGCTGAACTGGGTATCCCTGTTTATCAAGGTT is a genomic window of Bacillota bacterium containing:
- a CDS encoding alpha/beta-type small acid-soluble spore protein, translating into MARGSWNKRPHVVPEAHQVMDNMKYEIAAELGIPVYQGSEDYWGNIASRDCGAVGGHMVRRMIQMAQQSLLTQG